The following coding sequences lie in one Apium graveolens cultivar Ventura chromosome 3, ASM990537v1, whole genome shotgun sequence genomic window:
- the LOC141711857 gene encoding uncharacterized protein At3g28850 → MGCASSKMFKKDLKRDIIHFENAPNCPNHVVSLTSSTYGALNLDKDPLPQQQCVTVVQPRKSLSRQEPEIINAWELMEGLEEGAPIAIQPKKSSPKPRAFLRGFADLDVKSPLKFLNQIGSPKSGKRSVGKENKGHGNGIARWDCSPKRALKQSNVLESSRKNSPSIRLPVKCDMSKLDLGGVSFRRRSLSPLFDPENVDPGKGEEKIKKMVTESASSWKAKNSEDSESILQVFDKICPPGGENAVVIYTTTLRGIRKTFEDCNIVRSIIESHHVQMFERDVSMDSGFKEELRGLMETKQVKVPVVFVKGRLVGGADEILKLDEEGKLGLLLDRIPRAGVGCQGCSGVRFVMCVKCNGSCKLFNEDGRKTLKCDECNENGLIQCPICC, encoded by the coding sequence ATGGGTTGTGCATCTTCAAAAATGTTTAAGAAAGATCTCAAACGAGATATTATTCACTTTGAAAATGCCCCAAATTGTCCTAACCATGTTGTTTCTCTCACTTCATCCACTTATGGTGCTCTCAATCTTGACAAAGATCCCTTGCCTCAACAGCAATGTGTGACTGTGGTTCAACCTAGGAAGTCTTTGTCGCGACAAGAGCCCGAGATTATTAATGCTTGGGAGTTGATGGAAGGGCTTGAAGAAGGGGCTCCCATTGCTATTCAACCCAAGAAAAGTAGTCCTAAACCCAGGGCTTTTCTTCGCGGGTTTGCTGATTTGGATGTCAAAAGTCCTTTGAAGTTCTTGAATCAGATTGGTTCACCGAAGAGTGGTAAGAGGTCCGTTGGGAAAGAGAATAAGGGGCATGGTAATGGTATTGCACGGTGGGATTGTAGTCCTAAAAGGGCGTTAAAGCAGAGTAATGTATTGGAGAGTTCGAGGAAGAATTCACCGAGTATTAGGCTTCCGGTGAAATGTGATATGTCCAAGTTGGATCTTGGGGGGGTTTCGTTTAGGAGGAGGAGTTTGAGTCCACTGTTTGATCCGGAAAATGTTGATCCTGGTAAAGGAGAGGAAAAGATCAAGAAAATGGTGACTGAATCTGCCTCATCTTGGAAGGCTAAAAATTCAGAGGATTCGGAGAGTATTCTTCAAGTGTTTGATAAAATCTGCCCGCCTGGTGGTGAAAATGCGGTTGTCATTTACACGACAACACTGCGAGGAATTAGGAAGACATTTGAGGATTGCAACATTGTCAGGTCTATCATCGAGTCGCATCATGTTCAGATGTTTGAGCGTGATGTGTCAATGGACTCTGGGTTTAAAGAGGAACTGAGAGGACTAATGGAGACAAAGCAAGTGAAAGTTCCGGTTGTGTTTGTTAAAGGGAGACTGGTAGGTGGAGCTGATGAAATATTAAAGCTGGATGAGGAGGGGAAACTCGGATTACTGCTTGATCGGATACCAAGGGCAGGCGTTGGTTGCCAAGGGTGCAGTGGAGTGAGGTTTGTGATGTGTGTCAAGTGCAATGGGAGTTGTAAACTGTTCAATGAAGATGGGAGGAAAACCCTGAAGTGCGATGAGTGCAATGAGAATGGGTTGATTCAGTGCCCCATTTGTTGTTGA